The DNA sequence GCGGGTTTGGTGCCTAGGGAGGGCCCCCAGGCTCGCACTGGAAGTCGCCCCGGTGCTGATCCGTTGGCCCTGCTCTGACCCTCCCCGCGGGGCCCAGACACCCTGCTCTTGGTCTGGGGTTCCTGTTCCTTGCCTCGGGAAGGGGGGACACTCCCTGGGGCAGGTTCCTCTGGGAGGCAGCCGCTCCGGGGGGGCATCGGGGCCCCGCCTGCATGGGGCTGGGAGAGCAAAGGCCGGGGGGGGTCGcccctggggggagagagggtccTCGCTGCTCTCTGGGGTGACCGGTTCCCCCGACTCTCCCTGCGGCCCGGCAGAGCTCAGTGGGGCCGGGCCTGGGGGTCAGAGCCGGTCTGGTCCTGGGGtcagtgcccagcccctcccccagggcagggcccgtTCGGACCCCTCGACCCCCAGGGCTGAGTCAGTCCAGCCCTTGCGGCACCAGGGGGGCTGCGCAAGGAGCCATCTGGGGGGtccctgctctgggccctgcctggggctcccgcGTGGGACCTCGCTGGGGCCGGTCCGAGCTGCAGCTGAACTCGAAGGGCCTCGGGCCGCcggcctgggaccctggggctgcGGCTTGGCCGGGCGAGCGTGAGGAGACCCCCCTTCTcggaggctgggccgggcagcaGACAAGGGGACGTGCTTAGGGGTCTGCGGGGGGAGGACACCCCGTAggccagagggaagggaagggaagggaagttcCCCGGGTCACACCACCGCctccggcagggctgggcaaggatCCAGGAGCCGGGCTCAGCGCTTTCTGGCGCGTGTCCCTGCCCGTGGCAGAGGGAGGCCCGAGAGAGAGGGACACGCTCAGAGCTGGATGCTCAGGGGACGTTTATTTCACGGCGCGGGGGTTGTGGAGCCGAATGTGGGGGCcacggggggagcagggggcggggggaggcagcgtCACACCGCGATGCTCCGCAGCAGGGACCTTGCACCAGGGGCGCCGGAGGGACCCGGGTCTCTCGTCCGGAGGGACCCGATTCACTGCCCGGGTGCGGGGAGGAGCTGCCTCCCGCAGGATCCCCGCTTGCACACGAAGCGGAACGTCTCGTTGCAGGGATAATCGTGCCAATTCTGAAAAtctagggggagaagagagaccgGGCCTGAGTGCAGACGGCTGGGCCGTTCCCGCCGGACAGcgacccctccccagccccgtgCGGTCCCTGCCCGGAGCCCGGGTTCCCGGCCTGCCGTGCGCAGAGCACGGTCCTCCCTCGGGCACCGCTTccgctgctctggggctggccgTGCCCTGCCCCGCGAGCAGAcagcggggggaaggggcggggcgggctcagcccctcagcagcaccccaggccGCAGGGAGCTCCGCTGACGACTGTGCCATGCCACACACGTACCacgggcagagttaaggttatgtgGGCAGCCTTGCTCTGGCACTTCCTGACTTTGGGACCTTCATGTCCCTCTCATGTCATTTGGGGGCCCTGGGGCAAGTGGCTGCTAGTTGCCAGAGTGTGTCACCATCTAGCTCGCccggctcctggctggggcaggcctgtCCCGGGAGAAATGGATTTGGTCCCagagccccggccctgccccctcatccccgcccccaggctgcaggctgcaggcagTCAGTGCCCCGTGCCTGTCGTGCTCAGTCGGTGAATGTTCCCAGACTGTGCAGCACTTTCACAAGAGCTGGGGGGTGCAAACGCTCGTGAGGAACAGCACCCACAAGGGGAGCAAAGACAGCTCCAGGCCCCATTCATTGTGTGGCTCCGTGCTGGCTCAGCTCAGCCCCGGTGCCacgggcaggagagcagcagcaacACAGAGAGATCGCCTGCTAGCTGCTCGGCAGGGAACCCCCTCTGGGGCTGgagtatgggtgtgtgtgtgtgtctgcatgtgcacatgtgtgtatatgcatgtgtgtgtctgtgtgtatttgtgtgcatgcatgtgtgtctgtccatgtatgcgtttgtgtgtgtgcgtgcatgtgcatGTATGAGcacatgtgtgtctgtgtgcgtgcaTCTCTCCCATCTGTCACAGGAGCAGACATGAACAAGcccggggagctgggggcagcagtgTCACCGGGTCAGACCAGGGCCCCCCCTGACTGCtctcccaggctggggcagggaagacAGAGGAGCCGGGGTCGGCCCTGCAGCCGCTGGGGCTGCCAGATCCATGTCTCTGGGCCCGTGGGCAGAGCGAGACAGGGCCCTGGTGGGGCGgcgagtgggggggggctgagctgctgGCTCACCTGGCACTTTTAACACCACACATCGCTCGTTTTGTGATTGGCCATCAGGCTGTCCAGTCCCCCACACGGTGAACTTGGCCGGGGAGCGATcggcccagccccagcactgagtCTGCAGAGGCAAAGGAGAGGAGACCCCGTGAATCCCAAGGTCACCAGCTAGAGCGTcgccccttggctacgtctagactgggatgattttccgcaaatgcttttaacagaaaagtttttctgttaaaagcatttgtggaaatgagcatctagattggcccggacgcttttctgaaatagcactttttgtgcaagaaatccccgattgccattttcgccatcagggcttttttgcgcaaaacaaatctgagctgtttacactggccctcctgcgcaacagcttttgcccgaatgggagcgtcaaagtatttgcgcaagcagcactgatttcttacacgagatcgtcagtgcttttgcgcaaaatcaagcggccagtgtagacagctggcaagtttttccgcaaaatcagctgcttttgcagaaaaacttaccagtccagacacagcccttgtgtttatgAGCTGCCCTGTTGGCCCCGAGCATGAGCCGCTCTCCACTGGGTACCATAGCTGGGTCCCAGACGCGCAGGAGCCGATGCAGAGCGCGGCCGAGAACCCTCCCGCGAGCTCCGCCCCCGACGGGCGCGGCCCCACGACTCTCTTCCAGCACCCGCCAGCCCAAAGGCTTCCAGAACCATCCGCCTCCGCCCGCACACGGGCTGGTGCGTTTCTGTCGCACccctgcctagggttgccagatggtctcccaaaaaataccggacacccatATTCCTAAAAAAGGAACATGGGATAAGCGGCGATCGCAAcctcgcctcccagctgggactcccagccactccccccgcccctgccaggcttccgtctggtccgcagccggaaaaatcagagaatatcagacattgcacattgcacgtgtccgatgggctctgattttttttactggacagagcgtgcaaataccagactgtccagtagaatactggacacctggcagccctatccCTGCCTCAGTGGCAAGTGCCCTTCCTGGTGCTAGGCAGGTAAACTCTGGCTCAGCCCAGCTGTGGGACAAGAGCGTTtgaggggctggccaggcccgTCCCAGCTGTGTGTCCCCTTGGTGACTCGTGCTGCACAGCACATGACTAGGAAAGCTAGTAAAAGACAGCGCGTCCAGTCAGCGCTCGCTCTGTTTCAgcgctgtgacgtagtgggggtactttgCTGTTTtctaggctggggctgtgggtgacccccactggctgctgcctgtaccacggcccagccgagtagctgatgggacagggaggtgaccTGTTCTACcggttaccccccagggagaggaacaaagggaggcaggcggagggcagcccctggctggggggcagagctagaacttgggcagtttctgtctggtatcatggaggaagcagcctagggaaaggggctggggtttaggggcccagtctcccccatctcaagggggctgaggcatcctaggcctgccctggaaccagattccatctgtgctgtgtcctggagaagcaataaactccctctattctaccggctgggggagtctgtctgtgccgctacgggggtgcaggaggcgggggaccccgacgcgccatCACAGGCACTTCCCTTCTTTTCCAGTTGTCCTTTCTcactgggctgggggccaggggctgcACACGCTGGGACTGGCCCAGGCCTCTTTGGATGCCTGAGGGGCCTGTTTCTGTGTCTGGGATCCCGGCTTCCTGACCCTCACCCCGGGCTCAGCTCTGGCTCAGGAGGTGCCTCCGGGGTCCCCTCCTGCCGCTGCCCCTCGGCCAGGCATTAATTCCTGAACCGGGCACTGGAGCCACCTCCTGCTCTGACCATTAAGCCTCACCACCCACGGCCCCTCCCGATTGTCTATTGCTTGAGCTGCCGGTTGCAGAGGGACGGGAAAGCTGCTTGTGCCGTGGGGGTGCGACAGCCGCACACGCTCTAGTGCGAGCCCATGTCCCAGACACGCTGACACGGCACCCACACGGAGCGCTGCCCCTGGGCCCCACCCGCCCGTGAGCCCAGTGCGGGGCCACCTGGGCTGGGGgctatgggggcagggccctggctcggGGACAAGCAGGGCCTGGCAAGCCCGGAGCAGCAGAGACGGGGGATGCGGAGGGGCCCAGCAAGGACCAGGGGGCAGAATCggcggcagcaggagccagggagcagcccacggagcagggtgtgtgtggacatggCAGTGGGGTGGAGTTTGGGGGGCGCAGCACTTGAGCCACTGGGACTTGCTGTGACCTGGAACTGATTCGCCTTCTGCAGCTCGGGGGTATCGGCACCTGCCCGTCCTGCCCGCCCAGCAACCGCCCGTCCTGAGCCGGTGCCTGGTGGTTCCTGGGACCCCGAGTGTCCTACAAGGCTGGGGGCTGAGGAGCCTCTGGCCAGGGACCCGccccggccaggcccagcagaGAACCCACagactggccctgggctgcgctCGGCGGTGGGTGTTGGGCTCTGATCCTGAGACTTAAATCCCTGGAGGCTGTAGCCCTCGTCTAGACGTCTCGTCTCGAGGGGGGGGGCGACTCGTGGCCTGGGCTGAAAAGTCGGAGCACAACGGGCCTGggccgagtgtcactgtggatgTCAGTCACAGCGGGCTGGGCTCTGTGCCGGGTGTTGGGCACTGACCCTGGGACTGACATCACAGGCGGCTGTAGACTGTTTTCACCCCGTCCCACTGGAGATCCTGCTCTcgtgggacccccccccaccccacaacagccccccactgagcagggaacagagccaggggagggaggggccgcaGGCGGAGCGGGCGCCGGGCACTCACCTCCGAAGGGTCCGAGAGTCCGATCCAGACGGAACCCGACCCTGGGTTCTGCCTGACGTATTTGGCCACCATGTTATTTTCTCCGGCGCTGAGAATGGAGACGAGATGGGTTCCCGCGCCCTGCTCCTGGCACTCGGCCTGGGCCAAGAAGGGACAAAGCCAGTTACCCCATTTCTGCCCCCTCAACCCGCTGCCGGGCCGTGGGGTGGGCGCCGCTGGCTGCACCACTCCCTGGGCCGGCCCTGGCTCCGGGCTCTGCCGGGCGCTGGCTGGTCCCAGGACGTCCTGACCCCGCGCTGGCCCCACAGGCCACGGGGCAGCGCCGCGGGAAGGGCTTTCCTGGAGATCCCACCCGGCCCTGAgccgctccccggccccgcccggacGAGTCCCCAGCCCCAGGCGCCCGAGTCGGCTGGACGGGGCAGCCCCGGGTCTGCTGCTGCGTAGCCgcccccagggccagtgggagggAGGGCGAGGCTGGGCGGTGAATAGTGATGCAggcggcagagctgggcagggctgatatGAGCCCTGCGTGACTGACACAGTGCCAGGGCGCCCGTCCAGGGCCCAGCGAGCCGGCCCCACCCACCGTAGGCACGGAGCCCGGGAGCCGGGCTGAGCAGCTCGGAGGGGGCAGGCACCAGCCAGTGCCTGGGAGCTCTCAGTGCCGTGATACACCAGGGCGAGTGTGAGCCTGGAGCGTGTAAACACAGGACTGGGGGGCACGAGGGGTGTTACACGTGCACGGGGCTGGTGAGAGCAGCACAGAGACAATATGGCTTGTGTAACAGGAAATCCTGCCTCACTAGAGTGCTCTGATATTCCCCcgaccctcccccgcccagcgcccttcccccgatactcaacccacccctcccccacccagtgctctgagcccccctgcctccagcctctcACCTGGGCCTCCTGCCAGGTTCTCTGTTGGGGGAAGTATTTGTAGCAGTCGCCTTGGTGGGATTTCCAGCCTTCGGGACAGAACCCGGCCTGTGTCCCTGTGGAGAGGATGCCGAGGGCCGGTTAGAGGCTGTTTCACACCACACCTGTTCCTTCCCAAAGCTTGGGTaacctggggagggctgtggCTTCAGGggaggtctggggctgcaggggaggtctggggctgcaggggagggctggggctgcaggggggggggtctgggttgCTGGGGAGGTCTGGGGTTTCAAGggaggtctggggctgcagggggggtctGGGTTGCTGGGGAGGTCTGGGGTTTCAAGggaggtctggggctgcaggggaggtctggggctgcaggggaggtctGGGGTTTCAAGggaggtctggggctgcaggggaggtctGGGGTTTCAAGggaggtctggggctgcaggggaggtctGGGGTTTCAAGggaggtctggggctgcaggggaggtctggggctgcaggggaggtctGGGGTTTCAAGGGAGGTCTGGGTTGCTGGggaggtctggggctgcagggggggtctGGGTTGCTGGGGAGGTCTGGGGTTTCAAGggaggtctggggctgcaggggaggtctggggctgcaggggaggtctggggctgcaggggaggtctGGGGTTTCAAGggaggtctggggctgcaggggaggtctggggctgcaggggggagctggggctgcaggggaggtctgggctgcaggggaggtctgggttgCTGGGGAGGTCTGGGGTTTCAAGGTAGGTCTGGGTTGCACGGcacgaggcgggggaggggacgctGTGCAGGGAGGGGTCAGGCAGCAGCTGAAGCCGTGGCAGTGGCCGACGGGCCCGGTG is a window from the Pelodiscus sinensis isolate JC-2024 unplaced genomic scaffold, ASM4963464v1 ctg58, whole genome shotgun sequence genome containing:
- the LOC106731447 gene encoding C-type lectin-like, producing the protein MDGGSEKMGPVAFVTLCLLGCLVCSPALAGTQAGFCPEGWKSHQGDCYKYFPQQRTWQEAQAECQEQGAGTHLVSILSAGENNMVAKYVRQNPGSGSVWIGLSDPSETQCWGWADRSPAKFTVWGTGQPDGQSQNERCVVLKVPDFQNWHDYPCNETFRFVCKRGSCGRQLLPAPGQ